In Rhodoferax koreense, a genomic segment contains:
- a CDS encoding MFS transporter yields the protein MTANFVPSGSIPKPLYWLSFGAFAIGTEGFMIAPLLSGIASDLGVTIAAAGQLVTAFALAYALSSPVLAVVTGNVNRRRLLIACLAAFAAANLVAVLSQGYWQLMGARLLLAFTAGLYVPSANAVATALVAPTRRGTALSIVTGGTSLAIALGVPLGAIVGHMSGWRTTFGAVAILASIATLGLASGLPRGFGDDIAVASLDARLAVARNPRVLLALLVTTLWATGAYTFYTYVGSYMAAAVGLDGAQLSVMLFAWGLSAACGVFVGGRLTDKIGAARVIGPALVLLATAFVGLWLVARWITPSAALVPVAALVVLWGMSAWSFFPAQQARLIGIAGAPVAPVALSLNASFMFLGFSLGAMLGAVTLSRGTSADLGWVAALCELAALLLSWAISLCPAPGPVNARVA from the coding sequence ATGACGGCGAACTTTGTGCCCTCGGGAAGCATTCCGAAGCCGCTTTACTGGCTGTCCTTTGGAGCCTTTGCGATCGGCACGGAGGGCTTCATGATCGCGCCGTTGCTGTCCGGGATCGCTTCCGACCTCGGCGTGACCATCGCGGCCGCCGGCCAGTTGGTGACGGCATTTGCTCTAGCCTACGCGCTGAGTTCGCCGGTCCTGGCCGTGGTCACCGGAAACGTCAACCGGCGACGACTGCTGATCGCATGTCTGGCGGCCTTTGCCGCTGCGAATCTCGTTGCCGTGCTGTCGCAGGGCTACTGGCAACTCATGGGAGCACGCTTGCTGCTCGCCTTCACTGCGGGCCTGTACGTGCCCAGTGCGAATGCGGTCGCTACCGCACTGGTGGCGCCGACTCGCCGGGGGACCGCACTGTCCATCGTCACCGGTGGCACCAGCCTTGCCATCGCCTTGGGGGTCCCCTTGGGAGCGATCGTTGGCCACATGTCGGGGTGGCGCACGACCTTCGGAGCTGTCGCGATCCTGGCAAGCATTGCCACTCTGGGGCTCGCCTCGGGCTTGCCCCGAGGGTTCGGCGACGACATCGCAGTCGCTTCACTCGACGCCCGTTTGGCGGTTGCACGCAACCCCCGCGTTCTGCTTGCCCTGCTCGTCACCACTTTGTGGGCAACTGGTGCCTACACGTTCTATACCTATGTCGGAAGCTACATGGCCGCGGCCGTCGGCCTCGATGGAGCACAGTTGAGCGTGATGCTGTTCGCATGGGGTCTTTCCGCCGCCTGTGGTGTCTTCGTTGGCGGCCGGCTCACAGACAAGATCGGGGCCGCTCGAGTCATCGGGCCGGCCCTTGTGCTGCTTGCCACGGCCTTCGTCGGCCTCTGGTTGGTTGCCCGCTGGATCACGCCGAGCGCGGCACTCGTCCCGGTGGCTGCGCTCGTCGTTCTTTGGGGGATGAGCGCATGGTCGTTCTTCCCGGCGCAACAGGCGCGCCTGATCGGCATAGCGGGCGCACCTGTCGCGCCGGTAGCGCTGTCGCTCAATGCGTCGTTCATGTTTCTGGGTTTCTCTCTCGGAGCCATGCTTGGCGCCGTTACGTTAAGCCGCGGAACGAGTGCCGATCTTGGTTGGGTGGCTGCCCTGTGCGAATTGGCAGCGCTGCTTCTTTCTTGGGCCATCTCGCTTTGTCCCGCACCAGGTCCGGTCAACGCACGTGTCGCCTAG
- a CDS encoding sensor histidine kinase produces MHNQLQIDRLVCSGLLVIDRGENLKWLSAFQKMLALAIRCRRSAPALLLALACASAFALDPERQLSQIHHQKFSLRPNAASEVAALTQTADGYLWVGTTSGLYRFDGVTFELVSSLGGHSIARLPVFQLTSDPDGGIWIAYGGGAGVGYYRDGRYTAFDPEKGWDSMVSTAVDQTGVVWAVVGRRLVRIENQVQHNLGPEWEVPDGPVREVILDRSGTVWVSMTGHDDVLYLPKGATRFLPVGEFVGSGLLAAGPDGTIFASGPRGLRAIVRDRTGRPTRVVYISRQAFGRVLIDRDGGLLASTTRGLARIGDALRLLEPDGERELMSNSLMATVGESPTMGVAYTMLEDHDGNIWIGSSAGLDRFRDSKFTPVRGPDTSFTYSVAAGPGNSILAANWNSGLLKIEGHSRVTTVENVGPQISALYTDPSGSVWAASPSKLWHSDAYGDFKTVPVPPRLLQPWVSNMAMDTAGDIWLSSNTLVRRSGTGEWSSLPRDNGFGDRSAPRAMLADPAGGTWLSRGSDIIRIEDGVPRDMVALSKRVQVGAIQSFAQRNGHLWIAGLNGVALMLGNEVLNLKVATGPPFSQISAVLETREGDLWVRGADDAWLVNREELRRVLVDKHLALEVEHFDALDGLASAGLRTKSMLAQAGDGTIWFGTRQGLAWIDPKQLARPTVAPRLRVKYVTVDGTMRSAKEPIVLPPLSHRLEIAYTALELGYPERIEFKFKLEGFDREWQSAAGRRIAYYNDLPPGNYHFRFMSTDRTGRWHEDPADHASVEIRAMPAWFETFWSKVAAVILMVLIIGSLFRLRMRHVTSQLQKKLSSQVAEQERIARARQDERDRIARDLHDTLIQSTQGLIYIFQGLADRVVTDEGTRIKLDNALVRANEVAIEGRDMIEDLRLPVNFAPDLARAFEEIASEVGEGRGTQFDAAVKGTVQKIEASVYEAVCRIGREALINAFRHSRATLIRVQIEYGKDNLSLSVKDDGIGLPVEMRYASRIPGHWGIQGMRERADRIGASFQLLADTEGGTEMRLTIPASEAYTALAKASFRA; encoded by the coding sequence GTGCACAATCAGTTGCAAATCGACCGCCTTGTCTGCAGCGGCTTGTTGGTGATCGACCGAGGTGAAAACTTGAAGTGGCTGAGCGCGTTTCAGAAGATGCTGGCTCTGGCAATCCGCTGTCGCCGGTCCGCGCCTGCCCTTCTTTTGGCTTTGGCTTGCGCCAGCGCATTCGCGCTTGATCCAGAACGGCAGCTCTCGCAGATTCATCACCAGAAGTTTTCGCTGCGACCCAACGCTGCAAGCGAAGTAGCGGCACTTACGCAAACGGCTGATGGTTATCTATGGGTAGGCACCACCTCGGGTCTGTATCGGTTCGATGGGGTAACGTTCGAACTTGTCTCGTCGCTTGGTGGACACAGTATTGCCCGGCTGCCTGTGTTTCAGTTGACGTCTGATCCTGACGGCGGCATCTGGATCGCCTACGGTGGGGGGGCAGGTGTCGGCTATTACAGAGATGGCCGCTACACAGCGTTTGATCCAGAAAAGGGATGGGACAGCATGGTCTCGACGGCCGTGGATCAAACGGGTGTCGTCTGGGCAGTTGTCGGTCGACGACTGGTACGGATCGAGAACCAGGTTCAACATAACCTTGGTCCGGAATGGGAAGTACCGGATGGTCCCGTGCGAGAAGTCATCCTTGATCGATCCGGAACAGTCTGGGTCTCGATGACGGGGCACGACGATGTCCTTTACTTGCCTAAAGGCGCAACACGATTTTTACCTGTTGGCGAATTCGTTGGCTCTGGCTTGCTTGCAGCCGGGCCAGACGGCACGATTTTCGCGTCCGGTCCACGTGGATTGCGCGCAATCGTACGGGACCGCACGGGTCGCCCCACACGCGTGGTTTACATTTCCCGTCAGGCCTTCGGTCGTGTCCTCATAGATCGTGACGGAGGCCTGCTGGCAAGCACCACGAGGGGCTTGGCGCGCATCGGCGACGCACTTCGCCTGCTTGAGCCGGATGGTGAACGCGAACTCATGTCCAACTCGCTGATGGCGACTGTCGGGGAGTCGCCAACCATGGGAGTCGCGTACACCATGCTGGAGGACCATGACGGTAATATCTGGATCGGCTCGTCTGCTGGACTTGACCGCTTCAGGGATAGCAAGTTCACGCCGGTGCGTGGGCCGGACACATCGTTCACTTACAGCGTTGCGGCGGGTCCGGGTAATTCGATACTTGCCGCCAACTGGAACTCTGGCCTGTTGAAGATTGAGGGACATTCCCGTGTGACGACGGTTGAAAACGTCGGTCCGCAAATCAGCGCGCTCTACACCGACCCATCTGGCTCTGTTTGGGCGGCTTCACCATCGAAGCTGTGGCATTCCGATGCGTACGGCGACTTTAAAACCGTTCCGGTCCCGCCACGCCTGCTACAACCCTGGGTTTCGAACATGGCCATGGACACCGCAGGTGACATTTGGTTGTCGTCCAATACGCTGGTACGGCGATCGGGCACAGGTGAATGGAGCAGTCTGCCGCGCGACAATGGTTTTGGGGACCGATCGGCTCCCCGTGCCATGTTGGCCGACCCTGCTGGCGGCACCTGGTTGAGCCGGGGCAGCGACATCATTCGGATCGAGGATGGGGTGCCTCGCGACATGGTTGCCCTGTCCAAGCGGGTTCAGGTGGGAGCCATACAGTCCTTTGCACAACGCAACGGGCACCTGTGGATCGCCGGCCTCAACGGCGTCGCACTCATGCTCGGAAACGAGGTCCTCAACCTCAAGGTAGCGACGGGGCCGCCATTCAGCCAAATCAGCGCCGTGCTGGAGACAAGAGAGGGGGATCTGTGGGTGCGCGGCGCCGATGACGCCTGGCTAGTGAACCGGGAGGAGTTGAGGCGCGTGTTGGTCGACAAACACCTCGCGCTCGAGGTCGAACACTTCGATGCACTTGATGGTCTTGCCAGCGCTGGATTGCGAACGAAATCGATGCTTGCACAAGCTGGCGATGGCACGATCTGGTTTGGCACGCGGCAAGGACTGGCTTGGATCGACCCCAAGCAGCTTGCTCGTCCAACGGTGGCGCCCCGCTTGCGCGTCAAATACGTGACGGTAGATGGAACGATGCGGTCGGCCAAGGAGCCGATCGTATTGCCACCGCTGAGTCATCGGTTGGAAATTGCTTACACCGCCTTGGAGTTGGGCTACCCGGAACGCATCGAGTTCAAGTTCAAGCTTGAAGGATTCGATCGCGAGTGGCAATCTGCGGCCGGCCGACGGATTGCCTACTACAACGACCTACCACCGGGAAATTACCATTTCCGCTTTATGTCGACCGACCGGACGGGCCGTTGGCATGAGGACCCCGCAGACCATGCTAGCGTGGAAATTCGAGCGATGCCGGCCTGGTTCGAAACATTTTGGTCCAAGGTGGCGGCGGTCATACTGATGGTACTCATCATTGGATCGCTCTTTCGCTTACGCATGCGTCACGTTACGAGCCAACTCCAGAAAAAGTTAAGTTCCCAGGTCGCTGAACAAGAACGAATCGCGCGCGCGCGCCAGGACGAGCGCGATCGCATCGCACGCGATCTCCACGATACGCTGATCCAGAGCACCCAGGGACTCATCTACATCTTCCAGGGTTTGGCTGACCGCGTCGTAACGGACGAAGGTACGCGCATCAAACTGGACAACGCCCTGGTGCGCGCCAACGAGGTGGCCATTGAAGGCCGCGACATGATCGAAGACTTGCGCTTGCCCGTGAACTTTGCCCCGGATCTTGCTCGCGCTTTTGAAGAAATCGCCAGCGAAGTCGGCGAAGGACGGGGAACGCAGTTCGACGCTGCGGTAAAAGGCACCGTGCAAAAGATCGAGGCGAGCGTCTATGAGGCTGTTTGCCGCATCGGCCGAGAAGCCCTGATCAATGCCTTTCGGCATTCCCGCGCTACTTTGATTCGTGTGCAAATCGAGTATGGCAAGGACAATCTGTCGCTGTCGGTCAAGGATGATGGGATTGGCCTGCCAGTGGAGATGCGATACGCATCTCGTATACCCGGCCACTGGGGTATACAGGGCATGCGCGAACGAGCAGATCGGATCGGTGCAAGCTTTCAATTGCTTGCCGATACCGAAGGTGGGACAGAAATGCGGCTGACCATTCCCGCATCAGAAGCGTACACAGCACTAGCCAAAGCGTCATTCCGAGCCTGA
- a CDS encoding nuclear transport factor 2 family protein: protein MRSTTHEQNKAAVLEAFDLLFNKRDYTAAERFWSDSYIQHSAHIPAGRAGLFDLVRLLPQTLVYENNLIMAEGDFVIAHGRFSGHGRPAAWIAADIIRLENGKLAEHWDVLQDEATQAGSASGLPMFGDRFPS, encoded by the coding sequence ATGCGGTCCACAACCCACGAACAGAACAAAGCAGCGGTGCTGGAAGCCTTCGACTTGCTATTCAACAAGCGCGATTACACAGCGGCAGAGCGGTTCTGGTCGGACAGCTACATCCAGCATAGCGCGCATATCCCGGCCGGCCGGGCGGGCCTGTTCGACCTCGTGCGCTTGCTGCCGCAAACCCTGGTGTACGAAAACAATTTAATCATGGCCGAGGGTGATTTTGTCATCGCACACGGACGGTTCTCCGGCCACGGCCGCCCCGCTGCCTGGATTGCAGCGGACATCATCCGCCTAGAGAACGGCAAACTCGCCGAACACTGGGACGTGCTGCAGGACGAGGCCACCCAGGCAGGGTCGGCCAGCGGCTTGCCGATGTTCGGCGATCGATTTCCTTCTTGA
- a CDS encoding MBL fold metallo-hydrolase translates to MKCSLRIPVPNLLAAFALAVVVFVSPKVDAAAPFQHLQAPGFFRMMLGDFEITTLYDGDVNLDMHLMQANEQLLAPLLKADFSDTKFYKGYVCGFLINTGSRLILVDAGSGGHWGPPTLGKLLANLKASGYQPEQVDTVLITHLHPDHVPGIELPDGNRAFPNAKIRMARAESDFWLSKSTQTKAPPEAQEFFDIAQKAAAPYIKAGQWLPFDGDTELLPGIMPIPIAGHTPGHTGYEVSSKGQVLLIWGDVVHAEPVQIPHPEITIAFDADSESARISRQDLFQSLSSSGKLIAGPHMPFPAIGHIRKDADGYVWVPIPYIGSLPD, encoded by the coding sequence ATGAAGTGCTCTCTGCGCATTCCTGTACCGAATCTGCTTGCGGCATTCGCGCTAGCAGTCGTTGTTTTCGTTTCACCAAAAGTTGATGCGGCGGCGCCATTCCAACATCTCCAAGCTCCTGGATTTTTTAGGATGATGCTGGGTGATTTTGAGATCACCACGCTGTATGACGGTGACGTCAATCTAGACATGCATTTGATGCAAGCGAATGAGCAACTGTTGGCACCTTTGCTCAAAGCCGATTTTTCAGACACCAAATTTTATAAAGGCTATGTCTGCGGATTTCTTATCAATACCGGAAGCCGCCTAATTCTCGTGGACGCAGGCTCCGGTGGGCACTGGGGACCGCCAACTTTGGGAAAATTGTTGGCCAATCTAAAAGCTTCGGGATATCAACCCGAGCAGGTCGATACCGTACTCATCACCCACCTGCATCCTGATCATGTACCTGGAATAGAACTGCCAGATGGCAATCGCGCCTTCCCCAACGCAAAAATTCGAATGGCCAGGGCGGAAAGCGATTTTTGGTTGTCCAAGTCTACCCAGACAAAAGCGCCTCCAGAAGCACAAGAGTTTTTTGACATCGCACAAAAGGCAGCCGCACCTTACATCAAAGCCGGACAATGGTTGCCTTTCGATGGAGACACCGAACTGTTGCCAGGGATCATGCCGATTCCCATTGCAGGTCATACCCCAGGACATACGGGGTACGAGGTCAGTTCAAAAGGCCAAGTCTTGTTGATTTGGGGTGACGTGGTCCACGCCGAGCCAGTACAAATTCCGCACCCGGAAATTACAATTGCTTTTGACGCCGATTCGGAATCGGCTCGAATAAGCCGCCAAGACTTATTCCAATCGTTAAGCAGCAGCGGTAAGCTAATTGCTGGGCCGCACATGCCCTTTCCTGCCATTGGCCATATTCGCAAGGATGCAGATGGCTATGTCTGGGTTCCAATTCCTTATATTGGAAGTCTTCCCGATTGA
- a CDS encoding SDR family oxidoreductase has translation MQISNNTIFITGGGSGIGRGLAEALHKAGNQVIISGRRKAWLDATTAANPGMASVEMDVSDPVSISTVSAQLIRDFPKLNVVINNAGIMLIDDASTAIDETLLLSTVTTNLLGPIRVTAAFIEHLKQQPDATIYNVSSVLAFVPLAITAVYSSTKSAMHSYSQSLRWRLQGTSVKVREIAPPWVQTDLLGSNNEPRAMPLAPFIAELMTLIATDENELVVEIAKPIRAAVGPDNGTFALQFNDAYVV, from the coding sequence ATGCAAATCAGCAACAACACGATCTTCATCACAGGTGGCGGGTCCGGCATCGGCCGAGGCTTGGCCGAGGCGCTGCACAAGGCCGGTAACCAGGTCATCATTTCCGGCCGGCGCAAGGCCTGGTTAGACGCGACGACCGCTGCGAACCCAGGCATGGCATCGGTCGAGATGGACGTATCCGACCCCGTCAGCATCAGCACGGTGTCCGCCCAACTCATCCGCGACTTTCCAAAGTTGAACGTTGTCATCAACAACGCAGGCATCATGCTGATCGACGACGCGTCGACGGCTATCGACGAGACGCTTTTGCTATCCACGGTCACGACCAACCTGCTCGGGCCTATCAGAGTGACCGCTGCATTCATCGAGCACCTGAAGCAGCAACCCGACGCAACGATTTACAACGTTTCTTCGGTTCTAGCGTTTGTGCCACTCGCGATCACCGCGGTGTATTCATCGACAAAATCGGCCATGCACTCCTACAGCCAATCATTGAGATGGCGCCTGCAGGGCACCTCGGTGAAAGTGCGGGAGATCGCGCCGCCTTGGGTGCAAACCGACCTTCTCGGCAGCAACAACGAACCTCGGGCCATGCCTTTGGCCCCGTTCATCGCCGAGCTGATGACCCTGATCGCGACGGATGAGAACGAGCTCGTCGTAGAGATTGCCAAGCCCATTCGCGCTGCAGTCGGCCCGGATAACGGCACGTTTGCCCTGCAGTTCAATGACGCCTACGTGGTATAG